A single region of the Fimbriimonadaceae bacterium genome encodes:
- a CDS encoding DUF2961 domain-containing protein translates to MKNALIALAFICAVFAIAQSGSLSELAKPQEGQSRRATSSFREGKDGKYDSRAFPKGDLEEKSNWDNFRVQPGQTHVLMDEQGPGVITHMWFTFLGPEPQTWAPKGSANHSEMLLRIYWDGNLKPAVEAPVGDFFANAFGKRSSVVSLPVIVEDADSYNCFWHMPFKKSAKVEVVNQSDKPINLLYYNIDWIKKKSIPADTPYFYAQYRQEYPVETGKDYTVLETKGKGHYVGTVLSVRTRSPSWFGEGDEKIYIDCESRASIWGTGTEDYFLSAWGLKTTSTPYFGVPYFDQWGIVGGHTSAYRWHITDPIVFEKGIKVTFEHFGWISPDENPDYKSTSWNEREDDYSSVAFWYQAGPSTFTARAPSGPERKLPSLERVIAYARDFTDPKYRGVGPAVIQQLSLYEGPQLLYMPPKEEVESDIAWQGSPALDEPWHRRLALGMAWHGRPARVSHERLAHGQNARSVTLSTSPQSSRDQFLPLEGGGSERSELGEGDQQAYAFTFPWHVSASTKKFRSISDTLSSTLNPGNAWLEIPITVTKKEPLRLVLNLTTSYDFGQYQAYLIGPVPSSLPLATKSEEGGAGVGGLITPVQISDRAVAGWELSSPLMGEAKNAVNRERVWLTAISSIFATSSGEKNLQLRPTPVKLGNPIDLYSKDIASTEVHLLDFWPEPGIYILRLECVGKNPLSTGYYLGIESVRLRERRPRVIKFGHDKDKDWRSNPTLYG, encoded by the coding sequence ATGAAAAACGCACTCATCGCCCTAGCCTTTATCTGCGCGGTCTTCGCCATCGCACAAAGCGGCTCCCTCTCCGAACTGGCAAAGCCCCAAGAGGGCCAAAGCCGTCGTGCAACATCCTCCTTCCGAGAAGGCAAAGATGGCAAATACGATTCTCGAGCTTTCCCAAAGGGCGACCTTGAAGAAAAATCAAACTGGGACAACTTCCGTGTCCAGCCCGGCCAAACCCACGTCCTCATGGATGAGCAAGGCCCCGGAGTGATCACACACATGTGGTTCACATTTCTCGGCCCCGAACCCCAAACTTGGGCGCCAAAGGGTTCTGCAAATCACTCGGAAATGCTCTTGAGAATTTACTGGGACGGCAACCTCAAACCCGCTGTCGAGGCCCCCGTCGGCGACTTCTTCGCAAACGCCTTCGGAAAGCGGAGCTCCGTTGTCAGCCTCCCCGTCATCGTCGAAGACGCCGACTCCTACAACTGCTTCTGGCACATGCCCTTCAAAAAGTCCGCCAAGGTCGAAGTCGTCAACCAAAGCGACAAGCCCATCAACCTGCTCTACTACAATATCGACTGGATCAAGAAGAAGTCCATCCCCGCCGACACGCCCTATTTCTATGCTCAATACCGACAGGAGTACCCCGTCGAAACCGGCAAGGACTACACCGTCCTCGAAACCAAAGGCAAAGGCCACTACGTCGGCACAGTCCTCTCCGTCCGAACGCGCTCGCCATCCTGGTTCGGCGAAGGCGACGAGAAGATCTACATCGACTGCGAATCCCGCGCTTCCATCTGGGGAACGGGCACCGAGGATTACTTCCTCTCCGCCTGGGGCCTCAAAACCACAAGCACCCCCTATTTCGGCGTCCCCTACTTCGACCAATGGGGCATCGTCGGCGGTCACACCAGCGCCTACCGCTGGCACATCACCGACCCGATCGTCTTCGAGAAAGGAATCAAAGTCACTTTCGAACACTTCGGCTGGATCTCCCCAGACGAAAACCCCGACTACAAATCGACCAGCTGGAACGAGCGCGAAGACGACTACTCAAGCGTCGCTTTCTGGTACCAGGCTGGCCCGTCCACTTTCACAGCCAGAGCACCCTCCGGCCCCGAACGCAAACTTCCATCGCTGGAAAGAGTGATCGCCTATGCCCGCGACTTCACCGACCCTAAATACCGAGGCGTCGGCCCCGCCGTCATCCAGCAGCTCAGCCTCTACGAAGGCCCCCAACTCCTTTACATGCCCCCAAAGGAGGAAGTTGAGTCAGACATCGCGTGGCAAGGGTCTCCCGCTCTTGACGAACCTTGGCACCGGCGTCTCGCTCTCGGTATGGCGTGGCACGGGCGTCCCGCCCGTGTGTCCCATGAGCGTCTCGCTCATGGTCAAAACGCACGATCAGTCACTCTAAGCACATCACCCCAATCTTCTCGTGACCAATTCCTCCCCCTTGAGGGGGGAGGCAGTGAGCGCAGCGAACTGGGTGAGGGTGATCAGCAAGCCTACGCCTTTACATTCCCTTGGCACGTTAGTGCTTCTACGAAAAAATTCCGTTCCATATCTGACACTCTAAGCTCAACTCTCAATCCGGGCAACGCCTGGCTCGAAATCCCAATCACAGTGACCAAAAAGGAGCCCCTCCGCCTCGTTCTCAACCTCACCACCTCCTACGACTTCGGCCAATACCAGGCATATCTGATCGGCCCAGTCCCATCTTCCCTCCCTCTTGCGACGAAGTCGGAGGAGGGAGGGGCAGGGGTGGGAGGTCTCATAACCCCAGTGCAAATATCTGATCGGGCGGTAGCGGGCTGGGAACTCTCCTCCCCCTTGATGGGGGAGGCTAAGAACGCAGTGAACAGGGAGAGGGTGTGGCTTACAGCAATCTCATCCATTTTTGCAACAAGCTCTGGTGAAAAGAATCTCCAACTCCGCCCCACTCCCGTAAAGCTTGGCAACCCCATCGACCTCTACTCCAAAGACATCGCCAGCACGGAAGTCCACCTCCTCGACTTCTGGCCCGAACCCGGCATCTACATCCTCCGGCTCGAATGTGTCGGCAAGAACCCGCTCTCAACCGGCTACTACCTCGGTATTGAATCCGTACGGCTCCGAGAGCGCCGCCCCCGCGTCATCAAGTTCGGTCACGACAAAGACAAAGACTGGCGCAGTAACCCAACACTGTATGGATAA